Part of the Bacteroidota bacterium genome is shown below.
GAGTCAGGTGTTATTTTCAAGGATGATGAATCTGAATATACTATTCTGAATAGTGAAGATGTATATTCTGATGCAGAAGAAGTTTTAGGAAAGTTTTTGTCAATAAAATTAAAGCATAAGTTATTGAAATCAGAAATCAGACAGGAGGTTTTATTTCTGTTTTCCGATAATATGGATTTTTTCAAAAAATTTGTTCTCAAACGAAATATTGGAATAGATTTTTTAATTAATATTCGTGATGGTGCATCAGAAAACGGTGGGGCAGATTATTCGTTGAAGATGCTGGAATTTTTTCTGGGAAAAATGAATACCGGATATCTTATTAGTGATAATTTTGGCAGGTCACCATACGACATGTCTGAGTTAGATGACAGTCAATTGCTGTTAGAAGCTTATTATTCAAAAGAGAATAAACCGGTAGTCTTACAAGGACTAAAAGAGTGGAGCTGGAGCGAATTTGGAACTTTCCGTGGAGATGCTTTTTTGATTAAGATACATCATTTAGGTAATGGTAGTATCCGGTTTTGAGATTGAGTGATGGAGTGATGATTTGCGGTAGGGATAGGAGTGGCATCCTTTTTCTGTTAGGTCACTGAGCGGAGCAGAAGTGAACTGACAGAAAAAGATACAACGGATAGCCCGCCCGACCGCCCAAATAATTATTTATAAATACAAAAAAATCCCTGCTATTATTTTTTGTAAATTCGATGCCAAACAAATATATATAAGCATTGAAATTCTTTTTTACATACATAGTATTTTTTCTAGCATTAAATCTACAGTCTCAAAGCAAGTATGCTGTTGAGTTAGTTGATAAATCGAGTGACAGGGTAGAGGATTACATCCAACATCCTGAAGAAATGCTTTCGCAAAGATCAATTGACAGACGTATAGATCAAAACATTCATCTTGATTCTAAAGATGTACCTATCGATCCTTTGTTGATACAAGAATGTATTAATACCGGTGCAGAAGTTTTATCTTCATCAAAATGGCTGAACATTCTTTACGTTAGTGCGGGAGAGGAACAGAGAGCTCAATTAGAAAAGCTTTCGTTTGTAAAGAGTGTAACTGCACTTCAGGAGTCAGTTATGTCGAAAGCTGTAGAAGATCAGGCATATTTACCGGCAAAAAAGAGTAGTTCTATATACGGTCTGAGTGATGATTTTATTAAGCAAATAAGGGTAGATTACCTGCACGATAAAGGATATACAGGAAAAAATATACAAATAGCTGTTTTTGACACAGGTTTTCCGGGAGTGGATATTTTGGAAGAGTTTAAAGAAGTAGGGGTAAAGGGAAGCTATAATTTTGTTGAAGGTGCAACAGATGTGTATAAAAATAATTATCACGGAACTATGGTATTGAGTACTATGGGAGTTAATAAGCCCGGTACATATGTAGGATCTGCTTATGAGGCTGATTACTGGTTGTTTACAACTGAGGATATTAACAGTGAAACGCCATTAGAAGAATTTAACTGGATAGAAGCTGCGGAGTATGCCGATAGTGTAGGAGCAGATGTTATTAATTCGTCGGTAGGATATTATGATTATGAATCACCTTATATCTCTTATGCCTATGAAGATATGGATGGGAAAACTACTCATATTTCAAAGGGAGCGACTATAGCCGCAAGTAGAGGGATTCTGGTTGTTGTAAGTGCCGGTAATGAAGGAAATAAAGACTGGAATTATATTGTTACTCCATCCGATGCTGTGGATGTTTTAGCCGTAGGGGCTGTTGATAAATACGGCATTGCGGCACCCTTTACTTCATACGGACCCAGTTCTGATGGAAGAATAAAACCTGACATTTCTGCCATGGGTGTTTCTGTACCTGTTTTTAATGAATATGGAGAGATAAAAACCTTAAACGGAACATCATTTTCATCGCCAATTACAGCGGGTAGTTTAGCTTGTTTGCGGCAGGCTTTTCCGGGTGCATCGGTAAAAGCCATTATAGAAGTACTTCATTCAACTGCAAGTTTGGACGGTAATACAGATGATCGCCTAGGTTATGGTATAGCTAATTTTGAGCAGGCTTATTTAGAACTGGAAAAGTCACTTAGTCAGGTTGAAGATGAATTAATCGGTTTGAAGATATTACCTAACCCGGTTAAGGAAATTTTAAAAGTAAGGGGGCTTGATGATAAAAAATATATCTATTCTATATGTGATAGTTCGGGTAGGATGGTGTTATCGGGTTCTGATAATTTAAATAATGGAATTGATTTATCAATTCTGAAAAAAGGCTATTATCAATTAATTATTCTAAACGGGAATACAAAGATCAACCTTGGTTTTATTAAATAACTTCATTATGAATAATAGAATAACAGAACTTTTTGGAATAAAATATCCTATTATTCAGGGGGGGATGATTTGGGTTTCCGGATGGAAGTTAGCCTCGGCTGTAAGTAATGCAGGAGGTCTTGGCTTAATAGGTGCAGGGTCGATGTATCCTGATGTATTGAGAGAACACATACAAAAATGCAATAAAGCCACTGACAGACCTTTTGGTGTAAATGTTCCTATGTTGTATCCGAATATTGAAGAAATAATGGATATAATTATTGAAGAAGGTGTAAAAATAGTTTTTACATCTGCAGGAAATCCCAAAACATGGACTTCAAAATTAAAGAGTGAAGGTATTACTGTGGTCCATGTAGTTTCGAACCTAAAGTTTGCTTTAAAAGCCCAGGAAGCAGGTGTTGATGCAATAGTAGCAGAAGGGTTTGAAGCAGGAGGGCACAATGGTAGGGAAGAGACTACTACTTTAGTATTGATACCAACCCTGAGAGATAAAATAGAAATTCCGTTGATTGCAGCGGGAGGAATTTCAACAGGTAAGTCGATGTTGGCAGCAATGGCAATTGGAGCGGATGGTGTTCAAATAGGATCCAGATTTGTAGCGACAAAAGAATCTTCGGCACACGAAAGTTTTAAGAATGAAATTATAAAAGCAGGCGATGGGGAAACTTATCTTACTTTAAAAGAACTGGCCCCGGTGAGGCTGCTAAAGAATAAGTTTTTTAACAGGCTTGTGGAAGCCTACGAATCGGGTGCAGGAAGAAAAGAGTTAGTAGATCTCCTGGGAAGATCAAGAGCCAAAAAAGGGATGTTTGAAGGCGATTTAGATGAAGGAGAACTGGAGATAGGGCAGGTTTCAGCTCTGATAAATGAAATTAGTTCGGCCGAAGAGGTAATAATTGAAATTGTTGAAGGTTATAACCGTGCACTAGACAGAATAAAGAATTTATAGAATTATATCTTCGGTGTTGTCAAAAAAACTTAATACTACTTCGATATTATTCATTTTGGATTTTTATTGGTATGAGGTATTAATTTAGTTGGTGATGCAGCTACTTTTACCAAATTAAGGGTAAGAACCTTTACTATGGCTTTGCGGTATCTGAAATGGGGGTCGTTTATATCTCCTTTCATTGGAATATCGAAATATATCCTGTTATTTCGATCATTGGCTACCTTAATTGCTGTTCTTAAACGGACCTCATTTTTAGCTTCAATATCTTTTCTTTTTTTGCCTACTTCCATGTTGAAGGCTTCAATAATTATTCTGCTTTTCAAAAAGTCGTTTTCAATGTTATTTGTCAAAGTCAGGTTTATTTTACCGCTTTCAATCGGGTAGGCAAAATAGTTAAGAGTGTAAGGAGATAAGTTTTTTGCATTTACATTTTTAACATAAACGTCGTAATCACCATTAGGCATATTGTCGGGATCCGTACTTATTTCAGAATCAATGCTGCCACCTTCAGGTCCTGATGATGAAAATTCTGCGTTTAATTTTCTTCCACTTGCAATACTGTCGGCCTTAATTTTAATATTCGACAGCGTGAAGTTGAAATCTTCCGGATTTAACGAGTAGTCATCAAACTTTAAAGAGGAATTTTCAACCAGGAAGTGTTTAATACTCCAATTGATCTTGTTGTTTTCAGATGTATCAGCAGTATCATTTTTTGCAGCAGTTTTTTCTTCATCACTATTAATCAATAACCTGTCGAGGTTAGTCGACTTTTCATAAATCTGGTAGCTTACAGTAAGATTATCAAAGTATATTGAGTCTATCGGAATAGTCATATCTTTTAAATTTATTGTATCAGTATTTACCTTAAATTTTTCAAGAGATAAAAATTCCAATTGCTTATTATCGGTAAGTTTTAGGGAGTCCATGCCAAGCTCTCCTGTGATTTTTGGTTTTGAAGGAGTATTAGTGTTTCCTTTGATCAAGAGATTAGCAAATAAGTTACCTTCAACGGAGGAAAGATTTATATATGGTGAAGTGTACTGGTAGAATCTGCTAAGCTTAAGCTTTTTTATATCGATATTCAGCTTGTAGTTTCCTGTTTGTTTTAAATAAGAAAGCTTTGTTTTGATGTCACTGCCTTTTTCTATACTTATTTCCAATTCTGTTTCAACAGTATCGTTTAACTCAAAATGAGGCATTATAATGTTGATGTTCTTAATGTTGTGGCTAATATTTTTATCGTAATTATTGAAAAGTATTTCACCTGAAGATATTTTAAAATCTTTCAAAACAAATTTATATGCTTCTTTATTGTTACTTTGGATAGTATCTTTTACTGTTGTAGAGTCAGCGGCTGCAAGTGAACTGAAATTATACTCGTTTTTTTTCGTGAAGAGGCTTATAAAAGGGTTTGAGATATGTAATTTTTCAATGTGAATTTTGCGTGAAAACAGATCCGAAACAGCGATATTTATCTCGAGTTTATCGAAGCTTACAAAAGTGGATGAATCGTCTTCTTCTAACAGGTTTAACCCCGAAATTTCAGCATTCCCGTTAAATATATTGAGATCGATATCATCAATATATACCTTTCTGCCAATTAATTCTTTACCGTTTTTATTGATGTATGTTTCGGCAATATATGGAGCAGAAAATATCGCTATTGCAAGTAATACAATTATAAATACCGTTATTTTAACAGCTGTTTTCATTGTTAACTTTAATATATCGCGATAATAGTTATTAAAGTTATAAATAAATATATCAAAATTGATGCTTTTTTACACTCTTTAGGGTAAAGGGTAATAAAAAAGCATCATAATGAACAACAGTCAAGTTTTTCTGACATATACTTAATCTTCCATCGAGTACTTCAATGCAAAATAAGGATTACCCAAAATTCGCTTATCAATATATTTTGGCAATACTTCAAAATTTATCGAATCGGTTTTAGTCAGGTAGCTTTTTATATTGTTAATTCTTCTTTTATTAAGTTTTGTGTATATATCCTCAATTTTTGATTTAGTAATTAGCAGGCTACACATTTTTTCATTGCTTAAGCTATCTTGTGGAATATTTAATTTATTTGATAAATATTTATTAAAACCTACATTATCCATATCAATATCCTCAATAAGAGCATAATCAGGACTTGTTAATTTCGAAAATAATGTATCGTTATTGTATAGTTTTTTCAGATAAAAATGTGACTTAGCTCTTGTTACAGTAAGTTTTTCTTTTTCATCTTCTGTGTCTACATATAACTGAATATCTGCTTTTAAAGGAGTCTTTTCTTTTAACAGTTTAGCTATTATGTCGAGTTGGGTAGTTTGCGAAGGCCCCAGCTCATACTGCAATTCATCATATTTAATTGTTTTTATTTCATCTTCATCAACACCTAAGCCCTTTGCTAAAATGTTAAAAGGTGAAACAGCTACTTTTACCATTAAATTTGTGAATATTTTAATCAGTGTTTTTCCGTATTTAAAATCCGGATCATCAAGGTCACCTTCCATCGGGATAT
Proteins encoded:
- a CDS encoding S8 family serine peptidase; the protein is MKFFFTYIVFFLALNLQSQSKYAVELVDKSSDRVEDYIQHPEEMLSQRSIDRRIDQNIHLDSKDVPIDPLLIQECINTGAEVLSSSKWLNILYVSAGEEQRAQLEKLSFVKSVTALQESVMSKAVEDQAYLPAKKSSSIYGLSDDFIKQIRVDYLHDKGYTGKNIQIAVFDTGFPGVDILEEFKEVGVKGSYNFVEGATDVYKNNYHGTMVLSTMGVNKPGTYVGSAYEADYWLFTTEDINSETPLEEFNWIEAAEYADSVGADVINSSVGYYDYESPYISYAYEDMDGKTTHISKGATIAASRGILVVVSAGNEGNKDWNYIVTPSDAVDVLAVGAVDKYGIAAPFTSYGPSSDGRIKPDISAMGVSVPVFNEYGEIKTLNGTSFSSPITAGSLACLRQAFPGASVKAIIEVLHSTASLDGNTDDRLGYGIANFEQAYLELEKSLSQVEDELIGLKILPNPVKEILKVRGLDDKKYIYSICDSSGRMVLSGSDNLNNGIDLSILKKGYYQLIILNGNTKINLGFIK
- a CDS encoding nitronate monooxygenase — its product is MNNRITELFGIKYPIIQGGMIWVSGWKLASAVSNAGGLGLIGAGSMYPDVLREHIQKCNKATDRPFGVNVPMLYPNIEEIMDIIIEEGVKIVFTSAGNPKTWTSKLKSEGITVVHVVSNLKFALKAQEAGVDAIVAEGFEAGGHNGREETTTLVLIPTLRDKIEIPLIAAGGISTGKSMLAAMAIGADGVQIGSRFVATKESSAHESFKNEIIKAGDGETYLTLKELAPVRLLKNKFFNRLVEAYESGAGRKELVDLLGRSRAKKGMFEGDLDEGELEIGQVSALINEISSAEEVIIEIVEGYNRALDRIKNL
- a CDS encoding DUF748 domain-containing protein — translated: MKTAVKITVFIIVLLAIAIFSAPYIAETYINKNGKELIGRKVYIDDIDLNIFNGNAEISGLNLLEEDDSSTFVSFDKLEINIAVSDLFSRKIHIEKLHISNPFISLFTKKNEYNFSSLAAADSTTVKDTIQSNNKEAYKFVLKDFKISSGEILFNNYDKNISHNIKNINIIMPHFELNDTVETELEISIEKGSDIKTKLSYLKQTGNYKLNIDIKKLKLSRFYQYTSPYINLSSVEGNLFANLLIKGNTNTPSKPKITGELGMDSLKLTDNKQLEFLSLEKFKVNTDTINLKDMTIPIDSIYFDNLTVSYQIYEKSTNLDRLLINSDEEKTAAKNDTADTSENNKINWSIKHFLVENSSLKFDDYSLNPEDFNFTLSNIKIKADSIASGRKLNAEFSSSGPEGGSIDSEISTDPDNMPNGDYDVYVKNVNAKNLSPYTLNYFAYPIESGKINLTLTNNIENDFLKSRIIIEAFNMEVGKKRKDIEAKNEVRLRTAIKVANDRNNRIYFDIPMKGDINDPHFRYRKAIVKVLTLNLVKVAASPTKLIPHTNKNPK